Proteins from a single region of Nasonia vitripennis strain AsymCx chromosome 2 unlocalized genomic scaffold, Nvit_psr_1.1 chr2_random0005, whole genome shotgun sequence:
- the LOC100680108 gene encoding uncharacterized protein LOC100680108: protein MTWPCLLDTFYMMLHFEFLTGYRSQNLKEKIKNDVPTLLAYGTLKQLIDTNEITTEKEQYISAIKLIFKYLNEEFSNLFLTIPPNTDLSEVLLSENHPTILMIESVTENDADAGVTESECQYSLFMESKLVDKFDSFLDAVVVLHASYYMFNYLWPQKVPCFFGIFTNEVHQYIS, encoded by the exons ATGACGTGGCCTTGTTTGCTAGACACGTTTTACATGATGCtccatttcgaatttttgaCTGGCTACAGGtctcaaaatttaaaagaaaaaataaagaatgaTGTTCCGACTCTGTTAGCCTATGGGACATTGAAACAGTTGATAGACACTAATGAAATTACTACAGAAAAAGAACAATACATTTCtgcaataaaattaatatttaaatatttgaatgaagaattcagtaatttatttttaacaataccG CCAAATACAGATCTCAGTGAGGTACTCCTGTCAGAAAACCATCCAACAATTCTGATGATcg aATCAGTTACGGAAAATGATGCCGATGCTGGAGTAACAGAAAGCGAATGCCAGTACTCCCTTTTTATGGAATCCAAACTTGTTGACAAATTCGATTCATTTTTGGATGCGGTGGTTGTACTTCATGCATCTTATTACATGTTTAATTACTTGTGGCCACAAAAAGTGCCATgtttttttggaatttttacAAATGAGGTACATCAATATATTTCATGA